From a single Brassica oleracea var. oleracea cultivar TO1000 chromosome C5, BOL, whole genome shotgun sequence genomic region:
- the LOC106344274 gene encoding LOW QUALITY PROTEIN: 60S ribosomal protein L10a-1 (The sequence of the model RefSeq protein was modified relative to this genomic sequence to represent the inferred CDS: inserted 2 bases in 1 codon; deleted 2 bases in 1 codon) codes for MSKLQSEAVXEAITVIRGKSEDKKRNFVETLELQIGLKNYDPQKDKRFSGSVKLPHIPRPEMKICMLGDAQHVEEAEKMGLDYMDVESLKKLNKNKKLVKKLAKKYHAFLASESVIKQIPRLLGPGLNKAGKFPTLVSHQESLDGKVNETKATVKFQLKKVLCMGVAVGNLSMEEKQIFQNVQMSVNFLVSLLKKNWQNVRCLYLKSTMGPPQRIF; via the exons ATGAG TAAGCTTCAGAGTGAGGCCGT AGAAGCCATAACTGTAATCAGAGGCAAATCCGAAGATAAGAAACGCAACTTCGTTGAGACTCTCGAGCTCCAGATTGGTCTCAAGAACTATGACCCTCAAAAGGACAAGCGTTTCAGCGGCTCTGTCAAATTACCTCACATTCCCCGTCCTGAGATGAAGATCTGCATGCTCGGAGACGCCCAGCACGTCGAGGAGGCTGAGAAGATGGGGCTGGACTACATGGATGTGGAGTCTCTCAAAAAGCTCAACAAGAACAAGAAGCTCGTCAAAAAGCTTGCCAAGAAGTACCACGCCTTCTTGGCCTCTGAATCCGTCATTAAGCAGATTCCACGTCTTCTTGGTCCTGGTCTCAACAAGGCAGGCAAGTTCCCAACGCTTGTTAGCCATCAGGAGTCGCTGGAT GGGAAGGTGAATGAAACTAAGGCTACAGTCAAGTTTCAGCTGAAGAAGGTTCTGTGCATGGGTGTTGCTGTTGGTAACCTCTCCATGGAGGAGAAGCAGATTTTTCAGAATGTTCAGATGAGTGTCAACTTCCTCGTCTCTCTCTTGAAGAAGAACTGGCAAAAT GTGAGGTGTTTGTACCTCAAGAGCACAATGGGACCACCTCAAAGAATATTCTGA
- the LOC106295576 gene encoding mRNA-decapping enzyme-like protein, translating to MSQNGKLIPPNMDQNSTRLLNLTVLQRLDPFIEEILITAAHVTFYEFNIEISQWSRKDVEGSLFVVKRNKQPRFQFIVMNRRNTDNLVEDLLGDFEYEVQGPYLLYRNASQEVNGIWFYNKRECEEVARLFDRLLSAYSKANQKPNTSSPKSEFEELEAVPTMAVMDGPLEPSSTARDAPNDPAFVNFFSSAMALGNTSSGQTSGPPYQQPSAIPLQPHQPTLAPPAATAAPPQILSPPPLQSSSPMMPLFDNNPDLISNKSNVHTDLVTPSSFFGPPRMMAQPHLIPGSSMPTTNATHQQRPYGTPMLQPFPPPTPPASLAPAHSGPVINRDKVKEALLSLVQENEFIDMVTRALQNAHQP from the exons ATGTCTCAGAACGGGAAGCTGATCCCACCAAATATGGATCAGAACAGTACGCGGCTCCTCAATCTCACAGTGCTCCAGCGACTCGATCCTTTCATCGAGGAAATCCTCATCACAGCCGCTCACGTCACCTTCTATGAATTCAACATCGAGATCAGTCAATGG AGTCGGAAGGATGTTGAAGGATCTTTGTTTGTTGTCAAAAG AAATAAACAACCTCGATTTCAGTTTATCGTGATGAATCGTCGCAACACAG ATAATCTGGTGGAGGATCTCCTGGGTGATTTTGAGTATGAAGTGCAAGGTCCATATTTGCTTTACCGTAATGCATCTCAAGAAGTTAATGGCATTTGGTTCTACAATAAACGCGAGTGTGAGGAGGTTGCTCGTCTTTTCGACAG ATTACTTAGCGCTTATTCCAAGGCAAACCAGAAGCCAAATACGTCTTCTCCGAAAAG TGAGTTTGAGGAATTGGAAGCTGTGCCTACAATGGCAGTTATGGATGGTCCTCTTGAACCATCTTCAACTGCTAGGGATGCCCCTAACGATCCTGCTTTTGTCAACTTCTTCAGC TCAGCGATGGCTCTTGGGAACACTTCAAGTGGACAGACAAGTGGACCACCGTACCAACAACCATCAGCAATTCCACTGCAACCTCACCAACCCACCCTTGCCCCTCCTGCAGCGACAGCTGCACCTCCACAAATATTATCACCACCGCCTCTGCAATCCTCCTCTCCTATGATGCCTCTCTTTGACAACAATCCTGATCTTATCAGCAATAAGTCCAATGTTCACACGGATCTGGTGACGCCGTCCTCGTTCTTTGGCCCCCCACGGATGATGGCACAACCACACCTCATTCCTGGTTCATCTATGCCCACTACTAATGCGACTCATCAGCAGCGCCCATATGGTACTCCGATGCTCCAGCCTTTCCCACCACCAACTCCACCAGCATCACTCGCTCCTGCACACAGTGGCCCGGTTATCAATAGAGACAAAGTCAAAGAAGCCCTTTTGTCCCTGGTCCAG GAGAATGAATTCATCGACATGGTGACCCGAGCTTTACAAAATGCACATCAACCGTGA
- the LOC106295577 gene encoding photosystem I subunit O has protein sequence MAATFATPSTVVGLGGSSVSPINTKALSSSFLKPTTRAKNPLRVAGASGGRFTCFESNWLRRDLNVVGFGLIGWLAPSSIPAINGKSLTGLFFESIGTELAHFPTPPALTSQFWLWLVTWHLGLFICLTFGQIGFKGRTEDYFQK, from the exons ATGGCAGCAACATTTGCAACACCATCGACGGTGGTAGGTCTCGGAGGATCATCTGTTTCTCCTATCAACACCAAAGCCCTCTCTTCAT CCTTTCTAAAGCCAACAACAAGAGCAAAGAACCCTCTGAGAGTCGCCGGAGCATCCGGAGGAAGATTCACTTG CTTTGAGAGCAACTGGTTGAGGAGAGATTTGAACGTGGTGGGGTTTGGACTGATCGGATGGTTAGCTCCCTCTAGTATTCCGGCGATAAATGGGAAGAGCCTGACGGGTCTCTTCTTCGAGAGCATAGGAACTGAGCTCGCTCACTTCCCAACTCCTCCAGCTCTCACATCACAGTTCTGGTTGTGGTTGGTTACATGGCACTTAGGCCTCTTCATCTGCCTCACCTTCGGACAAATCGGATTTAAGGGCAGGACCGAGGATTACTTCCAGAAATAA
- the LOC106296077 gene encoding recQ-mediated genome instability protein 2, producing MDYSLAAVKMLISQLRDAKPTPSQNATALGGVLFQRAWLQGVLVSDPVISGGRMVLDDGTGLVELSLSNDFALRQWKSGMYLMVVGVYHIRTGDMPLLKVHKMVDLSGRPDREAMWYLEVMDAYRLFYEPLIQEFS from the exons ATGGACTATAGCTTAGCGGCGGTGAAGATGCTCATCTCCCAGCTCCGGGACGCTAAACCGACGCCTTCTCAGAACGCCACCGCACTAGGCGGTGTACTTTTCCAACGCGCTTGGTTACAG GGCGTTTTGGTCTCCGATCCGGTCATCTCCGGTGGCCGTATGGTCCTAGACGACGGCACAGGTCTCGTCGAGCTCAGCCTCTCCAACGACTTTGCCCTCCGTCAATGGAAATCAG GGATGTACCTGATGGTTGTTGGTGTATACCATATCCGCACGGGAGATATGCCTCTACTTAAG GTTCATAAGATGGTCGACCTGTCGGGAAGGCCAGACCGTGAAGCCATGTGGTATTTAGAAGTCATGGACGCATACAGACTCTTCTATGAGCCCTTGATTCAAGAGTTCTCTTGA
- the LOC106296076 gene encoding RINT1-like protein MAG2L: MEHPRPLSLVLPHPDKLSGASLGFLDGNFDDLRDLLLRASNLTSHLKHDTSHLHDRLLHLRTDLTKHAVSWISTSLSAKNSLDDLRLNLESLSLVTSLPRSKDAVRKQREHELQQLVEELCRIQNRRIYLMTALKLESLVGDLEDSVFHPMRGRSMLHVPVFNHAIKTMNEIEQVLGDVTRHHSQWRRLVDTVDGRVDKSLSILRPQIISEHRTLLSSLGWPPKLALSKDAGGDIPNPLVLMQGDQKESYSQSFLLLCGLQQLNTLKEKRKKKLCKESNGAGLWAIDELVIPVASRMEYHFAKWDQEPEFIFALVYKVTSDFADGVDDLLQPLIDRAMLVSCSAKEAWVSAMVQVLSCFLEKKVFPRLVEMVKEKKHLKSEGVVSSWFHLVDQMVTFDKRMQTFVSSDTCLAYEGSFSQGMSVMGLFCKRPEWLKTWGKIELKDAYRKLKEDIKKEKAWEGTRLGNESNSQSAKYVLSTREDYKAPFVAETFLSKTWTLIDHGLTLPTILPRIQFVRATATKFLWYVFKTLLLEFKKTDLSDHSSFEDSLIQACGPINTARYLESKLREWSDDLVFVEMWAAETSANVGRETELSCNGCFFGEELKSLVELETNWLMEIITVCLHQFDNLCGDHFHNNVEPWEEEDVITGLTVSRGVAEALDCLRRELAVLQLNMNRKDFMDLWRNLAEGLDHYVSCKFFVGGEAVLMMRRFEVDAEALMMVFQPYCVRPAAFFPRAREILRLLSMNEEEKARLRGALSRNGSSCLGLFGISNLSPQLVEQFCRCY, from the exons ATGGAACATCCTCGTCCACTGTCGCTCGTCTTACCGCATCCGGACAAACTTTCCGGTGCATCACTAGGCTTTCTCGATGGTAACTTCGATGACCTAAGAGATCTCCTCCTACGCGCTTCGAATCTAACCTCTCATCTAAAACACGACACTTCTCATCTACACGACCGCCTTCTCCATCTCCGTACGGATCTGACCAAACACGCCGTCTCCTGGATCTCCACCTCTCTCTCCGCTAAAAACTCTCTCGATGATCTCAGACTTAACCTCGAAAGCCTCAGTCTCGTTACATCTCTCC CTCGGAGTAAGGATGCTGTCAGAAAGCAAAGGGAACATGAGTTACAGCAACTAGTTGAGGAGCTGTGTCGGATTCAGAACAGGCGCATATATCTCA TGACTGCCTTAAAGCTGGAAAGTCTGGTCGGAGATCTTGAAGATTCAGTGTTTCATCCTATGAGAGGAAGAAGTATGCTTCAT GTTCCTGTATTCAACCATGCTATTAAGACAATGAATGAGATTGAACAAGTGCTTGGTGATGTCACAAGGCATCACTCGCAGTGGCGGCGCCTTGTTGATACTGTCGATGGCAGAGTAGATAAAAGCTTGTCCATTCTACGGCCACAGATTATCTCAGAGCACAGAACCCTTCTCTCATCTCTTGGCTGGCCACCGAAACTAGCGTTATCCAAAGATGCGGGAGGAGATATCCCTAATCCTCTAGTGCTGATGCAAGGAGACCAAAAGGAATCTTACTCCCAAAGCTTTCTTCTCCTCTGTGGTTTACAGCAACTCAACACCCTCAAGGAAAAACGGAAGAAGAAGCTTTGTAAAGAAAGTAATGGCGCTGGACTCTGGGCGATCGATGAACTGGTGATACCCGTTGCCTCTCGGATGGAGTATCACTTCGCGAAATGGGATCAAGAGCCTGAGTTTATCTTTGCCCTTGTGTATAAAGTCACAAGCGACTTTGCTGATGGTGTTGACGATCTCTTGCAGCCTTTGATCGACAGAGCTATGTTGGTTAGCTGTAGTGCTAAAGAGGCTTGGGTTTCAGCTATGGTCCAGGTACTATCTTGTTTCCTAGAGAAGAAAGTGTTTCCTCGGCTTGTAGAGATGGTCAAGGAGAAGAAGCACTTGAAATCTGAAGGTGTTGTTTCCTCGTGGTTCCATCTTGTTGATCAGATGGTTACATTTGATAAACGGATGCAAACGTTTGTGAGCTCAGACACTTGTCTTGCTTACGAAGGCTCGTTTTCTCAAGGTATGTCAGTAATGGGACTATTTTGTAAGAGACCTGAGTGGCTCAAGACGTGGGGCAAGATTGAGCTGAAGGATGCTTATAGAAAACTTAAAGAGGATATCAAGAAGGAGAAAGCTTGGGAGGGAACTAGGCTTGGTAATGAATCAAACTCACAGTCTGCGAAGTATGTTCTGTCTACAAGAGAAGATTATAAAGCGCCGTTTGTAGCAGAGACTTTTCTTAGTAAGACTTGGACGTTGATAGACCATGGTCTAACTCTACCAACCATTCTTCCGAGAATCCAGTTTGTAAGAGCTACTGCCACCAAGTTTCTCTGGTATGTATTCAAAACCCTGTTGCTGGAGTTCAAGAAGACTGATCTCTCTGACCATAGCTCGTTTGAAGATTCACTGATACAAGCCTGTGGACCTATTAATACTGCTCGGTATCTCGAATCGAAACTACGGGAATGGAGTGATGATTTGGTGTTTGTAGAGATGTGGGCTGCTGAAACTAGTGCCAATGTTGGTAGAGAAACTGAACTTTCCTGCAATGGTTGCTTTTTTGGGGAAGAACTGAAGAGTCTTGTTGAGTTGGAAACAAACTGGCTTATGGAGATTATAACTGTTTGTCTCCACCAGTTCGACAATCTTTGCGGTGACCACTTCCACAACAATGTGGAGCCATGGGAGGAGGAGGATGTCATCACCGGCCTAACAGTGTCCCGAGGTGTTGCAGAAGCTTTGGACTGTTTAAGACGAGAACTCGCTGTTCTTCAGCTAAACATGAACCGAAAAGACTTCATGGACTTGTGGAGGAATCTAGCGGAAGGGCTTGACCATTATGTTTCTTGTAAGTTTTTCGTAGGAGGAGAAGCTGTTTTGATGATGAGAAGGTTTGAAGTGGACGCAGAGGCACTTATGATGGTGTTTCAGCCTTACTGTGTTCGTCCTGCTGCATTCTTCCCTCGCGCGAGAGAGATTCTGAGGCTGTTGAGTATGAATGAGGAAGAGAAGGCACGACTTAGAGGAGCTTTAAGTCGAAATGGAAGTAGTTGTTTGGGTTTGTTTGGTATTTCTAACTTGTCTCCTCAACTTGTGGAACAGTTTTGTAGGTGTTACTAG
- the LOC106344275 gene encoding uncharacterized protein At2g40430-like has translation MGNRSKTSRKGKKAWRANISTEDIEDFFEKSTKDALSGGNLSAAPSEDLFHVDKSHDIPVKRKIEKHREKALRCDSVLKKNPFVQVVSSSKPKSKISKKKTNVVESKTFKQAQKNVDDGSVMTDLWGDDDNNNGEHEKNPRKIWKMTSSIPAVEVDPAGCSYNPTAESHEDMLAEAVAQEMQKVYKNELGPEPVPLTIDGNNNIEDEAGLLSVCNRIINGKSAYFLGVDNGSEGEEEADAEKESSEAGNNKNARTTKRVTRVVLNKRSRQKALRKMETKEKLKEKLSKEIDSLPKILKEIAKDDKEKQNKLIRRKIPAILVVIPSRY, from the exons ATGGGTAACAGGTCAAAGACTTCAAGGAAAGGCAAAAAAGCATGGAGAGCTAACATAAGCACCGAGGACATCGAAGATTTCTTCGAGAAATCAACCAAAGACGCTCTCTCCGGCGGAAACCTCTCCGCCGCTCCAAGCGAGGATCTCTTCCACGTCGACAAATCTCATG ACATTCCGGTGAAACGGAAGATTGAGAAACACAGAGAGAAGGCTCTCCGGTGCGACAGTGTTTTAAAGAAGAACCCTTTTGTCCAGGTCGTGTCGTCTTCGAAACCCAAGTCGAAGATTAGCAAGAAGAAGACAAACGTTGTGGAAAGCAAAACTTTTAAACAAGCTCAAAAG AATGTTGATGACGGTTCTGTAATGACGGACTTGTGGGGTGATGATGATAATAATAACG GAGAACATGAGAAGAACCCTAGAAAG ATTTGGAAAATGACTTCGAGTATTCCAGCAGTAGAAGTTGATCCTGCAGGATGTTCATACAACCCTACAGCCGAAAGCCACGAG GATATGTTGGCGGAAGCAGTTGCTCAAGAAATGCAGAAAGTTTACAAAAATGAGTTAGGTCCTGAGCCAGTTCCTTTGACTATTGATGGAAACAACAACATTGAAGACGAGGCGGGTCTTTTGAGTGTGTGCAATAGAATAATTAATGGGAAGAGTGCCTACTTTCTTGGAGTGGATAACGGTAGCGAAGGTGAAGAGGAAGCAGACGCTGAGAAAGAAAGTTCTGAGGCTGGGAATAATAA AAACGCAAGAACAACGAAGAGGGTGACACGCGTGGTGTTGAATAAGCGATCTAGACAAAAGGCGTTGCGGAAGATGGAGACAAAGGAAAAGTTAAAAGAGAAGTTATCGAAGGAAATTGATAG TTTGCCTAAGATCTTGAAAGAGATAGCCAAAGATGATAAAGAAAAACAGAACAAACTCATACGAAGGAAGATCCCTGCCATCCTCGTCGTCATCCCTAGCCGATATTGA
- the LOC106344124 gene encoding serine/threonine-protein phosphatase BSL2-like, translating into MHGGIGRSIYHVEKIENIITMDAGSIVLMDLLCVEGLRPNARGPGLVTFGQFHPLKGHIEDAWMLELNANRPATPTRGRPLQMTKEVLWLRCKVEEEALMHICLLVFHLMFVYRKDEVWRNQQGCKLR; encoded by the exons ATGCATGGGGGTATTGGTCGTTCTATATATCATGTGGAGAAGATTGAGAATATAATTACAATGGACGCTGGCTCCATTGTGCTCATGGATTTATTATG TGTTGAAGGTTTAAGACCCAATGCTAGAGGCCCTGGATTGGTTACTTTTGGG CAATTTCATCCACTGAAAGGACATATAGAAGACGCATGGATGCTG GAGCTGAACGCAAATAGGCCAGCGACACCAACCAGAGGACGCCCACTACAAATGACAAAGGAGGTTCTCTGGCTTCGATGTAAGGTTGAAGAAGAGGCACTCATGCACATCTGCCTCCTGGTGTTCCACCTCATGTTTGTGTACAGAAAAGATGAGGTCTGGAGAAATCAGCAGGGGTGTAAATTGAGATGA